Proteins from a genomic interval of Pseudodesulfovibrio nedwellii:
- the nifJ gene encoding pyruvate:ferredoxin (flavodoxin) oxidoreductase yields MSKKMKTMDGNTAAAHVAYAMSETAAIYPITPSSTMGEIADEWTAQGRQNIFGQKVKIRQLQSEAGAAGSVHGSLAGGALTTTFTASQGLLLMIPNMYKIAGELLPCVFHVSARAIAAHALSIFGDHQDVMASRQTGFAMLAAASVQEVMDLSLVAHLASIEGSMPFISFFDGFRTSHEIQKIEVIDYDDMKPLVNMKKVQAFRARSMNPEHPEIRGTAQNPDIYFQGREASNSYYDKIPGIVEEYMNKVTTLTGRAYKPFDYVGAPDAKNIIVAMGSSCEAIEEVVNKLTGDGKKVGLIKVRLYRPFSAKHFLSILPTTTKTLTVLDRTKEPGALGDPLYQDIRTVLSEQGSTLNVLAGRYGLGSKEFTPGMVKAAYDNMTLPKPKTHYTLGIEDDVTNTSLPTVAIKDSTPDGTVQCKFWGLGSDGTVGANKQAIKIIGDNTDMYAQGYFAYDSKKSGGITISHLRFGEKPIQSTYLITAADYIACHNPSYVNQYNVLEGIKDGGTFVLNCAWTNDEMVEKIPAEMLRTIARKKLQFYTVDAVKIAGEVGLGGRINMIMQTAFFKLADVIPFDQAVTLLKQGIQTAYGKKGEKIVNMNNAAVDNAVNAIVKIDVPDAWLELPETQTTPIEEPKYITNVMRPVLRQEGDTLPVSAFSIDGTMPVATSKYEKRGVAIMVPEWIADNCIQCNQCAFVCPHSALRSVIASDEEMKSAPDTFETLDGKGKNIKGLHFRLQVNTLDCLGCGNCADICPAKDKALVMKPIATQTGTQVDNFNFSETVIYKDAFKRQTVKGSQFRQSLMEFSGACSGCGETPYVKVLTQLFGERMVIANATGCSSIWGASAPTTPYCTNANGHGPAWGNSLFEDAAEFGFGIDMAVSHRRDLLGILMRKAIMNNVNSEAKIAMAGWLVNRNNPAESAKWGNKILETIKNETDETLTEIAGMADLLTKKSVWIFGGDGWAYDIGYGGVDHVLASGEDINILVMDTEVYSNTGGQSSKATPLGSIAKFAAAGKRTGKKDLGRMAMTYGYVYVAQVAMGADKQQMLKAFTEAEAYDGPSLIICYAPCINQGIKKGMGKTQQEQKLAVSSGYWPLYRYNPNLIKEGKNPFMLESKAPDGTLQDFLSGENRYALLEKLHPEASLDLRKNIEKDYMERYSQLQYMAAAEFQIPEDESDVCESTNTAEHSRPDGGNACDDGR; encoded by the coding sequence ATGTCGAAAAAGATGAAAACGATGGATGGCAACACCGCTGCTGCTCATGTCGCCTATGCGATGAGCGAGACTGCAGCCATTTACCCGATCACCCCTTCATCCACCATGGGTGAAATAGCCGATGAATGGACTGCACAAGGACGACAAAATATATTTGGCCAAAAGGTGAAGATTCGACAGCTCCAGTCCGAAGCCGGTGCTGCAGGTTCAGTCCACGGCAGTCTGGCCGGAGGTGCGTTGACCACAACTTTCACGGCATCTCAGGGGCTGTTGCTCATGATCCCGAATATGTACAAAATTGCTGGAGAACTGCTTCCCTGTGTTTTCCATGTGTCAGCACGAGCCATTGCAGCGCACGCCCTGTCCATCTTCGGTGACCATCAGGACGTAATGGCCTCACGACAAACTGGTTTTGCCATGCTCGCCGCGGCCAGTGTTCAGGAAGTCATGGACCTTTCGCTTGTGGCACATCTGGCTTCCATCGAAGGCAGTATGCCCTTTATAAGCTTCTTTGATGGTTTCAGAACATCCCATGAAATCCAGAAAATTGAAGTCATCGACTATGACGACATGAAACCACTGGTAAATATGAAAAAAGTTCAAGCTTTCCGAGCTCGTTCCATGAACCCCGAACACCCGGAAATTCGCGGAACAGCACAAAACCCGGATATCTACTTCCAGGGTCGCGAAGCATCAAACTCATATTATGATAAAATTCCCGGTATCGTTGAAGAGTACATGAACAAGGTCACGACACTCACTGGAAGAGCATACAAACCCTTTGATTACGTTGGAGCACCAGACGCAAAAAATATCATCGTTGCCATGGGATCATCATGTGAAGCCATTGAGGAAGTCGTCAATAAACTTACTGGTGACGGTAAAAAAGTCGGTTTGATTAAAGTCCGTCTGTATCGTCCATTTTCCGCAAAGCACTTCCTGTCAATACTTCCGACCACGACCAAGACACTTACAGTACTCGACAGGACCAAGGAACCCGGCGCATTGGGCGATCCGCTATATCAAGACATTCGTACGGTTCTCAGTGAGCAAGGCAGTACCTTGAACGTACTCGCTGGTCGTTATGGTCTCGGCTCTAAAGAATTCACTCCAGGTATGGTTAAAGCCGCATACGACAATATGACTCTGCCTAAACCGAAAACACACTACACGTTGGGCATTGAAGATGATGTCACCAACACATCCCTGCCCACGGTCGCCATCAAGGACTCCACACCCGACGGCACCGTACAGTGCAAATTCTGGGGACTAGGCTCAGACGGAACAGTCGGTGCCAATAAACAGGCTATCAAAATCATTGGTGATAACACGGACATGTACGCGCAGGGTTATTTTGCCTACGACTCCAAAAAGTCAGGAGGCATCACCATCTCCCACCTCCGTTTTGGTGAAAAACCGATCCAGTCAACATATCTCATCACTGCGGCTGACTATATTGCCTGTCATAATCCGAGCTACGTTAACCAATATAACGTATTAGAAGGCATCAAGGATGGTGGCACCTTCGTACTCAACTGCGCTTGGACCAACGATGAAATGGTCGAAAAAATCCCGGCCGAGATGCTTCGCACAATCGCACGAAAAAAACTGCAATTCTACACCGTTGACGCTGTTAAAATTGCCGGAGAAGTTGGACTTGGTGGCCGTATCAACATGATTATGCAGACCGCGTTCTTCAAACTGGCAGACGTTATTCCCTTTGATCAGGCAGTCACTCTGCTCAAACAAGGCATCCAAACAGCATACGGTAAAAAAGGCGAAAAGATTGTTAACATGAACAACGCGGCTGTCGACAATGCCGTGAATGCCATCGTCAAAATCGATGTGCCCGACGCATGGCTGGAGCTGCCTGAAACACAGACAACACCCATTGAAGAACCCAAATACATCACAAACGTCATGCGCCCCGTTCTCCGTCAAGAAGGCGATACACTGCCGGTTTCCGCTTTCTCCATTGACGGCACCATGCCTGTCGCCACATCAAAATATGAAAAACGCGGCGTGGCGATTATGGTTCCAGAATGGATTGCTGACAACTGCATCCAATGTAACCAATGCGCATTTGTCTGCCCCCACTCTGCCCTACGTTCGGTCATCGCATCCGATGAAGAGATGAAATCAGCACCTGACACATTTGAGACTCTTGATGGCAAAGGTAAAAATATCAAAGGATTACACTTTCGCTTACAAGTCAACACTCTCGACTGTCTTGGTTGCGGCAACTGCGCCGATATCTGTCCGGCCAAGGATAAAGCACTCGTCATGAAACCCATTGCAACCCAAACGGGCACGCAGGTGGACAACTTCAACTTCTCTGAAACTGTGATTTATAAAGACGCCTTCAAGCGACAAACAGTGAAAGGAAGCCAGTTCCGCCAATCTCTCATGGAATTCTCTGGGGCATGTTCAGGATGTGGTGAGACTCCCTACGTCAAAGTGTTAACTCAGCTTTTCGGCGAACGAATGGTCATTGCCAACGCAACGGGTTGTTCCTCTATCTGGGGTGCAAGTGCTCCGACCACACCATACTGCACCAATGCAAATGGTCATGGTCCAGCCTGGGGCAACTCACTATTTGAAGACGCTGCCGAATTCGGTTTCGGAATCGACATGGCTGTTTCCCACCGACGCGACCTATTGGGAATCCTCATGCGAAAAGCCATTATGAATAACGTCAACAGCGAGGCAAAAATTGCCATGGCTGGTTGGCTGGTGAACAGAAATAATCCTGCTGAATCAGCTAAATGGGGCAATAAGATCCTTGAAACTATCAAAAATGAAACCGATGAAACTCTCACTGAAATTGCGGGAATGGCAGACCTCCTCACCAAAAAATCCGTCTGGATTTTCGGTGGTGACGGCTGGGCATATGACATCGGGTACGGCGGCGTCGATCATGTGTTGGCATCCGGTGAGGACATCAACATTCTAGTCATGGACACAGAAGTTTACTCGAACACAGGCGGGCAATCCTCCAAGGCAACACCGCTTGGCTCCATCGCTAAGTTTGCCGCAGCAGGTAAACGCACCGGGAAAAAAGACCTTGGCCGCATGGCAATGACATACGGCTACGTTTATGTTGCTCAGGTCGCCATGGGCGCGGACAAACAGCAAATGCTCAAGGCCTTCACTGAAGCCGAAGCATACGACGGGCCGTCTTTAATCATCTGTTATGCTCCCTGCATCAATCAGGGGATCAAAAAAGGTATGGGGAAAACCCAACAGGAGCAGAAGCTCGCTGTAAGTTCAGGCTATTGGCCGCTGTACCGTTATAATCCGAATTTGATTAAGGAAGGCAAAAATCCTTTCATGCTCGAATCGAAGGCGCCCGACGGCACATTGCAGGATTTCCTGTCCGGCGAGAACAGATACGCTCTTCTCGAAAAACTTCACCCGGAAGCCTCACTCGATCTGCGCAAAAACATCGAAAAAGACTACATGGAACGCTACTCCCAACTTCAATACATGGCAGCAGCAGAATTCCAAATTCCTGAAGATGAATCAGATGTCTGTGAATCAACGAACACAGCTGAACACTCCCGTCCAGACGGAGGCAATGCCTGCGATGATGGGAGATAA
- a CDS encoding acetate/propionate family kinase, whose protein sequence is MKILVINCGSSSLKYQLLDMNTECVLATGVIERIGERMGTVTQISNPQKWPDAKDTEDIPILSHKAAMRIMVKKLTGNEWGVIDSLNEIDALGHRIVQGADEFSQPVLITKDVIKSIRNLVPLAPLHNPAHLTGIETAMELFPDTPAVAVFDTEFHQTMPPKAFMYPLPMELYTSLKIRRYGFHGTSHKYVTKAAADHLDKTVDNTSLITIHLGNGCSMAAVKNGKCVDTTMGLTPLAGLMMGTRCGDIDPAIYAFLAKNRGLGVNEINTMLNTQSGLVGICGQSDMRDIHTARESGNTDAELAFEMFTYRVKKTIGSYLAILGSVDAIVFTAGIGENDAYTRAAVCDGLDHLGISLDNTKNDKRKNGTRKIHAQGSAIDILIVPTNEELEIALATQKTVYSERLHIIKRNRPLQKSTE, encoded by the coding sequence ATGAAAATTCTCGTCATCAACTGCGGCAGTTCTTCATTAAAATATCAACTGCTGGACATGAATACGGAATGCGTCCTCGCTACCGGTGTCATCGAACGTATCGGCGAAAGAATGGGTACCGTAACCCAAATCTCCAATCCGCAAAAATGGCCTGATGCGAAAGACACTGAAGATATTCCAATCCTCAGCCACAAAGCAGCCATGCGCATCATGGTCAAAAAGCTCACCGGAAATGAATGGGGTGTTATCGATTCTCTCAATGAGATTGACGCCTTGGGTCATCGAATTGTTCAAGGCGCTGACGAATTTTCCCAGCCGGTGTTGATAACAAAAGACGTTATCAAATCAATTCGAAATTTAGTTCCGCTGGCGCCACTTCACAATCCGGCCCACCTGACCGGCATCGAAACTGCGATGGAACTATTCCCAGACACACCTGCGGTGGCTGTGTTTGATACGGAATTTCATCAGACCATGCCTCCCAAAGCGTTTATGTATCCACTCCCCATGGAGCTATACACGTCTCTCAAGATTCGCAGATACGGATTTCATGGGACATCACATAAATATGTCACCAAAGCGGCAGCTGACCACCTCGACAAAACCGTTGATAACACCAGCCTGATTACGATCCACCTTGGTAACGGATGCTCCATGGCGGCGGTCAAGAATGGTAAATGCGTAGATACAACCATGGGGCTGACACCTCTTGCCGGTTTAATGATGGGGACACGTTGCGGCGATATTGACCCTGCCATTTACGCCTTTCTCGCCAAAAACAGAGGGCTTGGCGTGAACGAAATCAATACCATGCTTAACACTCAAAGCGGTTTAGTCGGCATTTGCGGTCAAAGCGACATGCGCGACATCCACACGGCACGTGAATCTGGTAATACGGATGCAGAACTCGCATTTGAAATGTTCACCTATCGGGTCAAAAAAACAATCGGCTCCTATCTTGCCATCCTTGGTTCTGTTGATGCCATCGTCTTCACCGCTGGAATCGGAGAAAATGACGCCTATACACGAGCAGCGGTCTGTGACGGCCTCGATCATCTGGGAATCTCACTGGACAACACGAAAAACGACAAAAGAAAGAACGGCACTCGAAAGATTCATGCCCAAGGAAGTGCCATAGACATCTTGATTGTTCCGACCAATGAGGAATTGGAAATAGCACTTGCGACCCAAAAAACGGTCTACAGCGAGCGTTTACATATAATAAAAAGAAACAGACCTTTACAGAAATCAACGGAGTAA
- the pta gene encoding phosphate acetyltransferase, whose product MSKSLYIAATEARSGKSAILLGIMQLLRANVQRVAIFRPIINDPVKNGRDHDIDLILRHFKLDMEYDQTYAYTLSEARRLLNEGQRSLLLENTLNKFKELEKEYDFVLCEGTDYIGGNETFEYEVNGSIVSNLGCPVLLVVNGLNTTAQEITGAAQRTIESFEAKGLEVLGLVINRADPDIPKSILDEITSKTHATHPLLAYIIPDDKRLGNPTIHDVIKWLDAKVLYGHGRLETQVDNFVTAAMHISNFLKYVEDGSLIITPGDRSDIILASITSRQSSSYGDIAGIVLTGDLQPSETIHRLIEGWTGVPLPILSVKDHTYKTTQIVQGLHGTIDPEHPAKIASAIGLFESCVDTEELRKRLGTTQSHKVTPFMFEYNLIEKAKTTRQHIVLPEGTSDRVLQATEILQRRNVVDITLLGDPNIIHQQASTLGVNLNGAQCIDPAKSDYFEDYANRYFEIRKHKGIRMEDARDRMSDPTYFGTMMVKAGDADGMVSGSVTTTAQTIRPAFEFIKTKPDASIVSSIFLMCVGDRVQVFGDCAVNPNPNAQQLAEIALSSAETARLFGVDPYVAMLSYSTGKSGSGEDVQKVIEATRIARELAAERGLDLPIEGPLQYDAAVDMDVARTKMPESNVAGRATVFIFPDLNTGNNTYKAVQRSVPDSMAIGPVLQGLNKPVNDLSRGCHIRDIVNTVAITAIQAQAERDV is encoded by the coding sequence ATGTCAAAGAGTCTCTATATTGCAGCAACCGAAGCGCGAAGCGGAAAATCCGCCATTCTTCTCGGCATAATGCAACTACTACGTGCCAATGTGCAACGCGTGGCCATATTCCGCCCTATCATCAACGACCCTGTCAAAAATGGCCGGGACCACGATATTGATCTGATTCTCAGGCACTTCAAACTGGATATGGAATATGATCAGACTTACGCCTACACACTAAGTGAAGCTCGTCGTCTGCTCAATGAAGGCCAACGCTCCCTGTTATTGGAAAATACGCTGAACAAATTTAAGGAATTGGAAAAAGAGTATGACTTTGTTCTGTGTGAAGGCACTGATTACATCGGGGGCAATGAAACTTTTGAATACGAGGTCAACGGATCAATCGTGTCCAACCTCGGTTGCCCGGTTCTACTGGTTGTCAATGGATTAAACACCACAGCACAAGAAATTACCGGCGCGGCTCAACGGACTATTGAAAGTTTCGAAGCCAAAGGATTGGAAGTCTTGGGACTGGTCATCAACCGTGCTGACCCAGATATTCCCAAGAGTATCCTTGATGAAATCACCTCCAAAACGCATGCCACACATCCTTTGCTAGCGTATATTATCCCGGACGACAAACGGCTTGGAAATCCCACCATACATGATGTCATCAAATGGCTCGACGCCAAAGTCCTCTACGGACATGGCAGGTTGGAAACCCAGGTGGACAACTTTGTCACTGCGGCCATGCATATCAGCAATTTCCTCAAATATGTTGAGGACGGCAGTCTGATCATCACTCCAGGCGATAGGTCTGACATTATCCTTGCGAGCATCACTTCACGCCAATCGTCATCCTATGGCGATATTGCCGGCATTGTACTGACGGGCGATCTACAACCGTCAGAGACAATCCACAGATTGATTGAAGGCTGGACCGGTGTTCCCCTGCCTATACTGAGCGTCAAAGACCACACATACAAAACAACACAAATAGTACAAGGACTTCATGGCACCATCGACCCGGAGCATCCAGCCAAGATTGCCTCAGCAATCGGCCTATTCGAGTCATGCGTTGACACCGAAGAATTGCGAAAAAGACTGGGCACGACCCAATCACACAAGGTCACGCCTTTCATGTTCGAGTACAACCTCATCGAAAAAGCGAAGACAACCCGCCAACACATTGTCCTGCCTGAAGGAACAAGTGACCGCGTTCTTCAAGCAACAGAGATATTACAACGCCGCAATGTTGTAGATATTACCCTGCTCGGCGACCCTAACATTATCCACCAACAGGCCTCCACGCTCGGAGTCAACCTCAATGGTGCCCAATGCATTGATCCTGCCAAATCCGACTATTTCGAAGACTACGCCAACCGTTATTTCGAAATCAGAAAGCATAAAGGCATCCGTATGGAGGATGCTCGAGACCGCATGAGTGATCCCACCTATTTCGGGACCATGATGGTCAAGGCCGGCGACGCTGACGGCATGGTGTCAGGCTCGGTGACCACCACCGCCCAAACCATCCGCCCCGCTTTCGAATTTATCAAAACCAAACCGGACGCTTCCATTGTTTCAAGCATATTCCTGATGTGTGTGGGAGACCGAGTACAGGTCTTTGGTGACTGCGCGGTTAATCCCAACCCCAATGCGCAACAATTAGCTGAAATAGCATTAAGTTCCGCAGAAACAGCTCGTCTATTCGGAGTTGATCCCTATGTTGCCATGTTATCTTACTCCACCGGAAAATCAGGTTCAGGCGAAGACGTTCAAAAAGTTATCGAAGCGACCCGGATTGCCCGTGAACTGGCTGCAGAAAGAGGACTGGACCTCCCAATTGAAGGCCCTCTTCAATATGATGCCGCAGTCGATATGGATGTCGCCCGCACAAAAATGCCTGAAAGCAACGTTGCCGGACGGGCAACAGTCTTCATTTTCCCTGACCTAAATACAGGCAACAACACTTACAAAGCCGTACAACGATCCGTCCCGGATTCCATGGCAATCGGTCCTGTTCTGCAAGGACTCAACAAACCGGTCAATGACCTGAGTCGAGGATGCCACATCCGTGACATCGTTAATACAGTGGCTATCACAGCTATTCAGGCTCAGGCAGAGAGGGATGTATAA
- a CDS encoding FAD-dependent oxidoreductase → MIVTSGLTLFGIGLGAAGILGIASKLLYVKEDPRISLIEDNLPGANCGGCGFPGCSGAAAAIVAGKAPASVCIVADADTSKAVAGIMGQKVIEREPELAIRDCTGGIRAENSFHYEGALDCRAAHQLYGGSKTCPEGCLGLGSCVRACPFNAIHMSPDGLPVIDPEECKACGNCVDACPRGVITVSGMSAHLLHLNQTTDCLAPCRQKCPGQINIPKYIQQIKEGDFDGAVMTIKERNPLLITCGRVCPRPCETECRRQFVDDPVGINMLKRFVADRELRSGKHLTIPCAQDTGRKVAIIGGGPAGLSCAYFLRRLGHSPTIFEAMPKLGGQIRYGIPEYRLPKADLDWEIQGILDLGVTAKLNTKFGVDFTIESLKKEGYETFFLGIGAWQASGMYAEGEDLGGVMGGIEFLTAHALGQKPEVGKHVIVVGGGNTAIDAARTCIRLGAKVTLMYRRTRAEMPANMEEIIGAEEEGVDFKFLAAPARVVGDENDRATHLEYYEMELGEPDDSGRRRPIKKEGSEALMSADLIIPAIGQKPDLSCLYEDGDEKTCQFETTRWQTIVADEKTFETIIPGVFTAGDVYTGPDLVISAIGDGRKAARSMHYFMQQGDIPIPETMQTEMIPYTLFKEIDQVERQNRAIMPHLCHGDDRNCSFNEVEGALSQEEALAESNRCLQCGLICYDKNNTFDDRSLIGDAFKR, encoded by the coding sequence ATGATAGTGACATCAGGATTGACTCTTTTCGGCATCGGACTTGGGGCGGCAGGGATTCTGGGTATTGCCTCCAAGCTGCTCTACGTCAAAGAAGACCCACGTATAAGCCTCATTGAAGATAATCTACCCGGCGCCAATTGTGGCGGTTGCGGATTCCCGGGATGCTCAGGCGCAGCAGCGGCCATTGTTGCAGGCAAAGCTCCGGCGTCCGTTTGTATCGTAGCCGATGCTGATACAAGCAAAGCCGTCGCAGGTATCATGGGACAAAAAGTCATCGAACGTGAACCAGAGCTCGCTATCCGGGACTGCACAGGTGGCATTCGCGCAGAAAACAGCTTTCACTATGAAGGCGCTCTTGATTGCCGGGCCGCCCACCAACTTTACGGCGGGTCAAAGACATGCCCCGAAGGCTGTCTTGGCCTCGGGTCCTGTGTTCGTGCTTGTCCCTTTAATGCCATTCATATGAGCCCTGACGGACTCCCTGTCATTGACCCGGAAGAATGTAAGGCCTGTGGCAATTGTGTTGATGCATGTCCGCGCGGCGTCATCACGGTTTCCGGCATGTCAGCCCACCTGTTACACCTGAACCAGACAACGGATTGTCTGGCCCCGTGCCGACAGAAATGTCCCGGACAAATTAATATCCCCAAATATATTCAACAAATAAAAGAAGGCGACTTCGACGGCGCCGTCATGACCATCAAGGAAAGAAACCCCCTTCTTATCACCTGTGGTCGCGTATGTCCTCGTCCTTGTGAAACCGAATGTCGCAGACAATTTGTGGACGATCCAGTCGGTATCAACATGCTCAAACGGTTTGTTGCTGATCGGGAACTCCGTTCCGGCAAACACCTGACCATACCATGTGCTCAGGACACCGGTAGAAAAGTCGCTATCATCGGTGGCGGACCTGCCGGTTTGTCCTGTGCCTACTTCCTCCGCAGACTGGGGCACAGCCCAACTATATTTGAAGCCATGCCGAAACTCGGCGGACAGATCAGATACGGTATTCCAGAATATCGGTTGCCCAAGGCTGATCTGGATTGGGAAATACAGGGAATTTTGGACCTCGGTGTCACAGCTAAGCTCAACACCAAATTTGGCGTGGATTTTACCATCGAATCACTCAAAAAAGAAGGATACGAAACATTCTTCCTTGGTATCGGCGCATGGCAGGCCAGCGGCATGTACGCCGAAGGCGAAGACCTTGGAGGTGTCATGGGCGGTATCGAATTTCTCACAGCTCATGCTCTGGGCCAAAAACCAGAAGTCGGCAAACACGTCATCGTTGTCGGCGGCGGAAACACCGCCATTGACGCAGCCAGAACTTGCATCCGTCTGGGAGCGAAAGTCACACTCATGTATCGACGCACCAGAGCGGAAATGCCCGCCAACATGGAAGAAATCATTGGTGCCGAAGAAGAAGGCGTTGATTTCAAATTTCTGGCCGCTCCAGCCCGTGTCGTCGGCGACGAAAACGACAGAGCAACACACCTTGAATACTATGAAATGGAACTGGGCGAACCTGATGACTCAGGCAGACGTCGTCCAATCAAAAAAGAAGGTTCAGAAGCTCTTATGTCCGCAGACCTAATCATTCCTGCCATCGGACAAAAACCTGACCTCAGCTGTCTTTATGAAGATGGCGATGAAAAAACCTGTCAATTCGAAACCACCCGTTGGCAAACCATCGTGGCAGATGAAAAAACCTTTGAAACCATCATTCCGGGAGTTTTCACCGCTGGCGATGTCTATACAGGCCCAGATCTCGTAATCTCGGCCATTGGTGATGGAAGAAAGGCCGCCCGCTCCATGCATTACTTCATGCAGCAAGGCGACATCCCCATACCGGAAACCATGCAGACTGAAATGATTCCGTACACCTTATTCAAAGAAATCGACCAAGTTGAACGCCAAAATCGGGCCATAATGCCACATCTCTGCCACGGCGATGACAGGAACTGCTCATTCAATGAAGTTGAAGGTGCACTCAGTCAAGAAGAAGCTCTTGCCGAATCCAACCGATGCCTACAGTGCGGACTGATTTGCTACGACAAAAACAATACCTTTGATGATCGATCCCTCATTGGCGACGCATTCAAAAGGTAG
- a CDS encoding electron transport complex protein RnfA, which produces MQEFFLLFIGAMFVNNIVLAQYLGNCPFIGTSKESGVAIGMGGAVVFVAVMATAITWLVQRHVLIPFGLGYLQTLAFILVIASLVQFVEMFLKKMVPPLYKSLGIFLPLITTNCAVMGIALICQREEFGLMKSVMFAFASGMGFLVALVLLAGIRERLAVRRLPIAMRGTPIGLVMAGLMSLAFFAFKGMI; this is translated from the coding sequence ATGCAGGAATTCTTCCTTCTTTTCATAGGTGCGATGTTCGTCAACAACATCGTACTGGCACAATATCTCGGTAACTGCCCTTTCATTGGAACTTCCAAGGAATCCGGCGTTGCCATAGGTATGGGTGGAGCTGTGGTCTTCGTCGCCGTCATGGCGACAGCCATTACATGGCTGGTACAACGGCACGTTCTCATCCCCTTCGGACTGGGCTACCTTCAAACATTAGCCTTCATTTTGGTCATTGCATCACTTGTTCAGTTTGTTGAGATGTTCCTCAAAAAGATGGTCCCGCCACTGTACAAATCTCTGGGAATTTTTCTTCCCCTCATCACAACCAACTGCGCAGTCATGGGTATTGCCCTCATATGTCAACGTGAGGAATTCGGCCTGATGAAGTCTGTCATGTTCGCTTTTGCTTCAGGCATGGGTTTTCTGGTCGCACTTGTTCTTCTGGCCGGAATTCGTGAACGACTGGCAGTACGCAGGCTCCCAATCGCCATGCGCGGCACACCTATCGGACTGGTGATGGCCGGACTGATGTCGCTCGCATTCTTCGCATTCAAAGGCATGATCTAA
- the rsxE gene encoding electron transport complex subunit RsxE — MNKLWKEFSKGLWKDLPPFKLVLGLCPVLAVTNTADNGLGMGMAVVFVLTLSNLLVSLVRKLIPAKVRIACFIAISASLVVAVELLMQAFAYPLYQQLGIFVPLIVVNCIILGRAEAFASKNPPLLSAADGLGMGMGFGISLTFLGALREVLGKGQLFGTDVTWQGFEPFGFMVEAPGAFVSLGVLLALMTFVENVQRRRKGLKAVEAPTHDCGSCGGCGSASNCS, encoded by the coding sequence ATGAATAAATTATGGAAAGAATTCTCCAAGGGTCTCTGGAAGGACCTCCCCCCGTTCAAACTGGTACTGGGGCTCTGTCCTGTGCTGGCAGTCACGAACACAGCAGATAATGGGCTGGGCATGGGCATGGCTGTAGTCTTTGTCCTCACCCTTTCCAACCTTCTGGTCTCACTGGTCAGAAAACTCATTCCAGCCAAAGTCAGAATTGCCTGTTTTATCGCTATCTCGGCTTCACTGGTCGTTGCCGTTGAACTGCTCATGCAGGCCTTTGCATACCCGCTCTATCAACAGCTTGGCATCTTTGTCCCACTCATCGTGGTCAACTGTATCATCCTTGGCCGAGCTGAAGCTTTTGCCTCCAAGAACCCGCCCCTACTGTCTGCGGCTGACGGACTCGGCATGGGAATGGGTTTCGGCATATCCCTGACATTTCTCGGCGCATTGCGTGAAGTCCTCGGCAAGGGGCAACTCTTTGGAACGGATGTCACATGGCAAGGTTTTGAACCTTTTGGCTTCATGGTCGAAGCACCAGGAGCTTTTGTCAGCCTTGGCGTTCTGCTCGCCCTGATGACCTTTGTGGAAAATGTTCAACGGCGGCGCAAAGGCTTGAAAGCGGTCGAAGCCCCCACTCACGACTGTGGTTCCTGCGGCGGATGCGGCAGTGCTTCTAATTGTTCATAA
- the rnfG gene encoding RnfABCDGE type electron transport complex subunit G translates to MKEMLKMMIVLSLICGLSGVTLAALKQATAPIIEEQVLTFVQAPAIESVLHKYNNNPIKDRKKFKMDGKTITVFPAIHDGELTAVAFETSGRGYGGNIGVMVGFDIKSDTLSGIGITTMKETPGLGSRVASHGFTTQFKEHPLDSMNLKKNGGSIDAVAGATISSTGTVSAVQNAIVIFNSLKSEFAKDWS, encoded by the coding sequence ATGAAAGAAATGCTCAAAATGATGATCGTACTCTCCCTGATTTGTGGATTGTCGGGAGTGACACTGGCAGCGCTTAAACAAGCCACTGCCCCTATTATCGAAGAACAGGTACTGACTTTTGTTCAGGCTCCCGCCATCGAATCGGTCCTCCACAAGTATAACAACAACCCTATCAAGGACCGAAAAAAATTCAAAATGGACGGTAAAACAATAACGGTCTTTCCAGCGATCCACGACGGAGAGCTAACCGCAGTCGCCTTCGAGACATCCGGTAGAGGTTACGGCGGTAATATCGGCGTTATGGTTGGATTTGACATCAAATCCGACACGTTGTCCGGCATTGGCATCACAACTATGAAAGAAACACCGGGGTTGGGTTCTCGCGTCGCTTCTCACGGGTTTACCACCCAATTCAAGGAGCATCCGCTTGATTCAATGAACCTCAAAAAGAATGGCGGCAGCATTGATGCCGTTGCCGGAGCAACCATATCCTCCACCGGAACTGTTTCCGCTGTTCAAAATGCCATTGTCATATTCAATTCACTGAAATCCGAATTCGCCAAGGATTGGTCCTAG